From one Bacteroidota bacterium genomic stretch:
- a CDS encoding OsmC family protein translates to MATIETYYEGSLRTIAKHVASDAIIVTDAPVDNHGKGAAFSPTDLLSASLGSCMLTVMGIACQTHGIHMDGTKMNITKIMASNPRRVCEIQIDFSFPHLTFDDHQKLILERAARTCPVALSLHPDIKQTIRFDW, encoded by the coding sequence ATGGCTACAATTGAAACCTATTATGAAGGCAGCTTAAGGACGATTGCAAAACATGTTGCTTCTGATGCTATAATTGTTACCGATGCCCCCGTGGATAATCATGGAAAAGGAGCAGCTTTTTCTCCAACTGATTTATTATCAGCATCTTTGGGAAGTTGCATGTTGACGGTAATGGGTATTGCATGTCAGACCCATGGGATCCATATGGATGGAACAAAAATGAATATAACAAAAATTATGGCTTCAAATCCTCGAAGGGTGTGTGAAATCCAAATTGACTTTAGTTTTCCTCATTTGACTTTTGATGACCACCAAAAGCTGATACTTGAGCGTGCAGCCAGAACTTGTCCCGTTGCATTGAGTTTGCATCCTGATATTAAACAAACAATTCGATTTGATTGGTAA
- the lipA gene encoding lipoyl synthase, translating to MSEQSSPLIQTISDKPRKPEWLKVKLPIGEEYRKVREIVSEHKLNTICASGNCPNMGECWGAGTATFMILGNICTRSCGFCAVATGRPLNVDSDEPTRVAESVKLMKVKHCVITSVDRDDLKDGGSFIWVETIKAIREISPGTTLETLIPDFQGKWENLQRVIDIAPEIISHNLETVRRLTKQVRVQAKYDRSLEVLKRISGAGVRTKSGVMLGLGEKYSEVLETMDDLLASGVSILTLGQYLQPTRSHLPVAAFIHPDEFAEYKKIGLEKWFRYVESGPLVRSSYHAEKHMF from the coding sequence ATGAGTGAACAATCCTCTCCATTAATCCAAACAATTTCTGACAAACCAAGGAAACCGGAATGGCTAAAAGTCAAGCTGCCGATTGGTGAAGAATACCGAAAGGTACGCGAAATTGTAAGTGAACATAAATTAAACACTATTTGTGCAAGTGGCAATTGTCCCAATATGGGTGAGTGCTGGGGAGCCGGTACAGCAACCTTCATGATTCTTGGAAATATTTGCACCAGATCCTGCGGCTTTTGCGCGGTAGCCACCGGAAGACCTCTTAACGTTGATAGCGATGAGCCGACAAGAGTAGCGGAGTCCGTTAAATTAATGAAGGTTAAACATTGCGTGATCACTTCAGTAGACAGAGACGATTTAAAAGATGGAGGTTCTTTCATATGGGTAGAAACGATCAAGGCAATTCGAGAAATCAGTCCCGGCACTACGCTTGAAACATTAATCCCCGACTTCCAGGGGAAGTGGGAAAATCTTCAACGCGTTATCGATATTGCACCGGAAATTATATCACATAATCTGGAGACCGTGCGCCGTTTAACAAAGCAAGTTCGCGTTCAGGCTAAATATGATCGATCGTTAGAAGTATTGAAACGCATTAGTGGTGCAGGTGTTCGTACCAAATCAGGGGTAATGCTTGGACTAGGAGAAAAGTATTCCGAAGTTCTTGAAACAATGGACGACTTATTAGCATCCGGTGTTTCCATTTTAACTTTAGGACAATATTTACAGCCCACACGCTCCCATCTCCCGGTTGCTGCATTTATTCATCCTGATGAATTTGCTGAATACAAAAAAAT